In Shouchella patagoniensis, the following are encoded in one genomic region:
- a CDS encoding ABC transporter ATP-binding protein, giving the protein MLRLNNIHKMFNEGSVDEKTALDQVNLHLEHGDFVTIIGSNGAGKSTLMNLIAGHLPPDTGTIEIDGKNVTALAEHGRSKLIGRVFQDPQAGTAPTMTIEENMAIAFSRARKRSYFKMGVTKSRRSFFKEQLASLGLGLEDRLSAKVGFLSGGERQALSLLMATFTNPSLLLLDEHTAALDPSRAALITSKTKDIVEHTNLTTLMVTHNMQQALDLGNRLIMMDKGQIIFEASYEEKQRLTVVKLLQEFQKIRGDAFANDRAVLT; this is encoded by the coding sequence TTGCTTCGTCTAAATAATATTCATAAAATGTTTAATGAAGGTTCAGTTGATGAAAAAACGGCTTTGGATCAAGTGAACTTGCATTTAGAGCATGGAGATTTTGTTACGATTATTGGTAGCAACGGTGCCGGAAAATCAACATTAATGAATTTAATTGCTGGGCACCTCCCACCCGACACAGGAACAATCGAAATTGATGGTAAAAACGTCACAGCTCTTGCAGAACACGGACGATCAAAACTGATTGGTCGCGTTTTCCAAGATCCTCAAGCAGGTACCGCGCCAACAATGACGATCGAAGAAAATATGGCAATCGCTTTTAGCCGTGCTAGAAAGCGTTCCTATTTCAAGATGGGTGTAACGAAAAGCAGACGATCTTTTTTTAAAGAGCAACTAGCCTCACTCGGACTTGGACTTGAAGATCGCCTCTCTGCGAAAGTCGGCTTTCTCTCTGGTGGTGAAAGACAGGCATTATCTCTATTAATGGCGACATTTACAAATCCATCCCTCTTACTTCTTGATGAACATACGGCAGCACTGGATCCATCTCGAGCTGCTTTAATTACAAGTAAAACGAAAGATATCGTGGAACATACAAACTTAACTACATTAATGGTTACTCATAATATGCAACAAGCACTCGATCTTGGAAATCGCCTAATTATGATGGACAAAGGACAAATTATCTTTGAAGCATCCTATGAGGAGAAACAACGATTGACTGTTGTGAAATTGCTTCAAGAATTCCAAAAAATTCGTGGTGATGCATTCGCAAACGACCGCGCTGTTTTAACGTAA
- a CDS encoding ABC transporter permease has protein sequence MFLSTFGAVELGLIYGIMALGVYLSFRVLDFPDLTVDGSFVTGGAVAAIMISSGYPPLLATFCALLAGFLAGCITGTLHTKGKINPLLSGILMMIALYSINLRIMGSSNISLRNDETLVSLFGTWWQSLPIDNAFNNFLSSIGLSSFTPSTWGIVLFMLVLVLAVKLIIDFFLKTESGLALRATGDNPKMIQSFSANTDRLKIIGLGMSNAFVALAGATVTQYTNFADVSMGIGMIIIGLASVIIGESIFGKGSLMKITFAVILGAIIYRIIVASALRVDFLQAGDLRLITAVIVIIALVVPSIIDRQKDRRRKAKRMKELQSSTKGGDQIASSK, from the coding sequence ATTTTTCTCTCCACTTTTGGAGCGGTTGAACTAGGCTTAATTTATGGAATCATGGCACTTGGTGTCTATTTATCGTTTCGTGTGCTCGATTTTCCTGACCTCACTGTTGATGGTAGTTTTGTAACTGGTGGAGCCGTAGCTGCAATTATGATTTCTAGTGGCTACCCGCCACTTTTAGCAACGTTTTGCGCACTTTTAGCAGGGTTTCTAGCTGGTTGTATTACGGGAACACTTCATACAAAAGGAAAGATCAATCCACTTTTATCCGGTATTTTAATGATGATCGCTTTATATTCAATCAATTTACGAATCATGGGAAGCTCAAATATCTCGCTTCGCAATGATGAAACACTCGTTTCGTTATTTGGAACGTGGTGGCAAAGCTTGCCTATCGACAATGCCTTTAACAATTTTCTTTCATCTATCGGGCTTTCTAGCTTTACTCCTTCCACTTGGGGAATCGTATTATTTATGCTTGTCCTAGTTTTAGCCGTAAAGCTAATTATTGATTTCTTTCTTAAAACCGAATCTGGTCTGGCCTTACGGGCAACAGGGGATAATCCTAAAATGATTCAAAGCTTTTCTGCCAATACGGACCGGCTTAAGATTATCGGTCTTGGCATGTCTAATGCATTTGTAGCACTTGCTGGCGCTACGGTCACCCAATACACTAATTTCGCAGATGTGAGCATGGGCATTGGGATGATTATTATTGGTCTTGCATCTGTTATTATCGGAGAATCCATTTTTGGTAAAGGTTCTCTTATGAAAATTACATTTGCAGTTATTCTTGGAGCTATTATTTATCGCATAATTGTCGCCTCTGCACTTCGTGTTGATTTTCTTCAAGCTGGCGACTTACGTTTGATTACTGCCGTTATCGTTATTATTGCTCTTGTAGTACCATCGATTATTGATCGGCAAAAAGATCGACGGCGTAAAGCAAAACGAATGAAAGAGTTGCAAAGTAGTACAAAAGGAGGCGACCAGATTGCTTCGTCTAAATAA
- a CDS encoding ABC transporter substrate-binding protein, whose product MNKKYLLMIGLVASSVLTACGDGETSGEDSYEIGVVQYADHPSLDQATEGFKAAIEEAGLNVNYNDANPNGDQNQLQSIADNFASEGLDLVFANATPAAQFMESSVTDAPILFTSVTDPVGAQLVESLEEPGGNASGTVDFHPDAISNSIELMNEEFGYENIGMIYNTGEQNSQHQVSLAKEAAAALGMTIHEAPIQTTADVLTAAESLLGSIDAFYIITDNDAVAGLDSIINVAERESLPLFVGELDSVEAGGFAGFGFSYYDIGYKTGEMAVEILENGADVSTMSVELPPELKLVFNKGAAERMGLDWNTSWDELAEDVITE is encoded by the coding sequence ATGAACAAAAAGTATTTGCTCATGATTGGGTTGGTTGCATCGAGTGTGCTTACTGCATGCGGTGACGGGGAAACATCTGGAGAAGATTCTTATGAGATTGGTGTCGTGCAATACGCTGATCATCCTTCTCTTGATCAGGCTACGGAAGGATTCAAAGCAGCGATTGAAGAAGCTGGTCTTAATGTAAATTACAATGATGCCAATCCAAATGGAGATCAAAATCAATTGCAGTCGATCGCAGACAACTTTGCAAGCGAAGGACTTGATCTAGTTTTTGCTAATGCCACACCTGCTGCACAATTTATGGAATCATCAGTGACTGATGCCCCAATTCTATTTACTTCTGTTACCGATCCAGTTGGAGCTCAACTCGTTGAATCCTTAGAAGAACCTGGCGGCAATGCATCAGGTACAGTAGATTTTCATCCAGATGCTATCTCCAATTCAATTGAGTTAATGAACGAAGAATTTGGCTATGAAAACATTGGCATGATTTACAACACAGGAGAACAAAACTCCCAGCACCAAGTCTCGCTTGCAAAAGAAGCCGCCGCTGCCTTAGGTATGACTATTCATGAGGCGCCTATTCAAACGACAGCGGATGTACTAACAGCGGCTGAAAGTTTACTTGGATCCATCGATGCCTTTTATATTATTACGGACAATGACGCAGTCGCTGGACTTGATTCGATTATCAATGTTGCCGAAAGGGAAAGCCTACCATTGTTTGTTGGTGAGCTTGATTCTGTTGAAGCTGGCGGTTTTGCCGGGTTTGGATTCTCTTATTATGATATCGGTTATAAAACTGGTGAAATGGCTGTAGAAATCTTAGAGAATGGTGCCGATGTTAGCACAATGTCCGTTGAGCTTCCTCCAGAGTTGAAGCTTGTATTTAATAAAGGTGCGGCTGAACGAATGGGATTAGATTGGAACACAAGCTGGGATGAATTAGCTGAAGATGTCATTACCGAGTAA
- a CDS encoding class I SAM-dependent methyltransferase, with protein sequence MEEYELKGFDMWADNYDQTVQVSEETNSYPFAGYKEILNQLYNEIMKRELSVILDIGFGTGILANKLYENGHQIEGIDFSDRMIEIASRKMPKARLLNWDISRGLPSEVKEKRYDSIVSTYALHHLTDAEKKTFLEEAVALLKVDGTLYIGDVAFQTRPKLKQCRLDHLPDWDEEEHYFVADELINDINFFADVTFHQLSHCGGIFVIKKKN encoded by the coding sequence TTGGAGGAGTATGAATTAAAAGGTTTTGATATGTGGGCAGATAACTACGATCAAACAGTACAGGTAAGTGAAGAAACGAATTCATACCCATTTGCTGGATACAAGGAAATTCTTAATCAACTTTATAATGAAATAATGAAGCGAGAGCTTTCGGTCATACTAGATATTGGTTTTGGAACAGGAATATTGGCGAACAAGTTGTATGAAAATGGTCACCAAATTGAAGGAATTGATTTTTCAGACCGAATGATTGAGATTGCATCGAGGAAAATGCCTAAAGCTAGGTTGTTAAACTGGGATATATCGAGGGGTTTACCAAGTGAGGTTAAAGAGAAACGCTATGATTCAATTGTTAGTACTTATGCGCTGCACCACTTAACGGATGCCGAGAAGAAGACTTTTTTAGAAGAAGCAGTTGCTTTATTAAAAGTAGATGGAACGCTGTACATTGGCGACGTCGCCTTTCAAACGCGTCCAAAATTAAAACAATGTCGTCTTGACCATTTACCAGACTGGGATGAAGAGGAGCATTACTTTGTTGCCGATGAATTAATAAATGACATAAATTTCTTTGCTGATGTAACATTTCATCAACTATCACATTGCGGCGGGATTTTTGTTATCAAGAAAAAGAATTAG